One stretch of Roseimicrobium sp. ORNL1 DNA includes these proteins:
- the thiE gene encoding thiamine phosphate synthase codes for MRPIEDCHLYGIVDLGYVSPENVAGMTHALVEGGVEVLQLRAKKLVAGEVERLAEVMLPITRAAGVPLVINDHPTVAASVRSEGIHVGQDDLSVAEVRALVGPDCFVGKSTHSVAQARAAMEEGADYIGFGPLYATGTKPDYTPIGLQDIGEVHSFATRPVFCIGGVNWERLPEILAAGARRVVVVSAFLCAPDVRVAVRQVKDALEAQWKVGG; via the coding sequence ATGCGCCCCATCGAAGACTGTCATCTGTACGGCATTGTGGATCTTGGCTATGTCAGCCCGGAGAACGTGGCGGGGATGACACACGCTCTCGTGGAGGGTGGGGTGGAGGTATTGCAGCTTCGCGCCAAAAAACTGGTGGCCGGAGAGGTGGAGCGCCTTGCGGAAGTCATGCTGCCCATCACACGGGCCGCCGGGGTGCCTCTGGTCATCAATGACCATCCCACGGTCGCTGCCAGTGTTCGCAGCGAGGGCATCCATGTGGGGCAGGACGACCTCAGTGTCGCAGAGGTGCGCGCCCTGGTGGGGCCGGACTGTTTTGTTGGGAAGTCGACCCACAGTGTGGCGCAGGCTCGGGCAGCCATGGAGGAGGGGGCGGACTACATCGGCTTCGGCCCTCTCTACGCCACGGGGACCAAGCCGGACTACACGCCTATCGGGCTGCAGGATATTGGGGAAGTGCATTCCTTCGCCACGAGGCCGGTGTTTTGCATCGGGGGGGTCAACTGGGAAAGGCTGCCGGAGATTCTGGCGGCCGGGGCGCGTCGCGTGGTGGTGGTGTCTGCTTTCCTTTGTGCGCCGGATGTGCGTGTCGCGGTGCGGCAGGTGAAGGATGCACTTGAGGCGCAGTGGAAGGTGGGGGGATAG
- a CDS encoding UvrD-helicase domain-containing protein yields the protein MSFSYALLNLQQRDAVQTIHGPVLILAGAGTGKTRVITMRIANMVEQGISPENIVSVTFTNKAASEMRERITEILGKEKAKKLTLGTFHAFCMRLLRQHAEALGYKNNFTIYSQGEQISLVKKILARLLVKEESCDPTMALSRISKAKNAGVSLGDPMETVDGALQQLYTDELRAMNAMDFDDLLLNGVKLLEDHPEVRDAVQGKLRYVMVDEFQDTNTLQMRLLRALVPPPHNICVVGDDDQSIYGWRGADITNINEYESFFPDPKIIKLEENYRSTTPILHTANSLIRNNVGRRDKSLWSRNTGQDPVRLVVTEDEKEEAALIADEMTDAQTKGEKWDDMAVLFRTNEQSRVLEGEFRKRKIPYRIIGARSFFDRREVKDILAYLTVLANPDDDVSLQRILNTPTRGIGAATAELAREHSIKKRTSVFAALKDPEFLENISQRLQLVINGFVETIESFRGQAHQPLQPLQPLAEKLVAEIRYMDYLEKQAKTPEDFETWKNGIKMIMQSLTGYDERAKGEGLQGFLDETSLNDDREEKEDITKKTGVCLITLHASKGLEFPYVWLPGMEEGILPHKRSIDENRKDEERRLFYVGITRAMRKLTISHTRYRVKWGQKQTCMASSFLQELDRQYVEEFDHAAYMNEDLEADDAADFMAAMRRQLMNEA from the coding sequence ATGTCGTTTTCCTACGCACTTCTCAACCTCCAGCAACGTGATGCTGTCCAGACCATTCATGGTCCTGTCTTGATTCTCGCCGGTGCCGGCACCGGCAAGACGCGTGTGATCACCATGCGCATTGCCAACATGGTGGAGCAGGGCATTTCGCCTGAGAACATTGTGTCCGTGACCTTCACGAACAAGGCCGCGAGTGAAATGCGCGAGCGCATCACCGAGATCCTCGGCAAGGAGAAGGCAAAGAAGCTGACGCTGGGGACCTTCCACGCCTTCTGCATGCGCCTGCTGCGTCAGCATGCGGAAGCGCTGGGCTACAAGAACAACTTCACCATCTACAGCCAGGGTGAGCAGATCAGCCTGGTGAAGAAGATTCTCGCGCGCCTCCTGGTGAAGGAGGAAAGCTGCGACCCGACCATGGCACTCAGCCGCATCAGCAAGGCGAAGAATGCCGGCGTCAGCCTGGGGGATCCCATGGAGACGGTGGATGGCGCGCTGCAGCAGCTCTACACCGATGAGCTGCGCGCGATGAACGCGATGGACTTCGATGACCTCCTGCTCAACGGCGTGAAGCTGCTGGAGGACCATCCTGAAGTGCGCGATGCCGTGCAGGGCAAGCTGCGCTACGTGATGGTGGATGAATTCCAGGACACGAACACCCTGCAGATGCGCCTCCTGCGCGCGCTCGTGCCACCGCCGCACAACATCTGCGTGGTGGGTGATGACGACCAGAGTATCTACGGCTGGCGTGGTGCGGACATCACCAACATCAACGAGTACGAATCCTTCTTCCCCGATCCGAAGATCATCAAGCTGGAGGAGAACTACCGCAGTACCACGCCCATCCTGCACACGGCGAACAGCCTGATCCGCAACAACGTGGGCCGCCGTGACAAGTCCCTCTGGAGCCGCAATACCGGCCAGGATCCCGTGCGACTCGTGGTGACGGAGGATGAGAAGGAAGAAGCGGCGCTCATCGCGGACGAAATGACGGACGCGCAGACTAAGGGCGAGAAGTGGGATGACATGGCGGTGCTCTTCCGTACGAACGAGCAGAGCCGCGTGCTGGAAGGTGAATTCCGCAAGCGCAAGATCCCATACCGCATCATCGGTGCACGCAGCTTCTTCGATCGTCGTGAGGTGAAGGACATCCTCGCTTACCTCACCGTGCTGGCGAATCCGGATGATGATGTGAGCTTGCAGCGTATCCTGAATACGCCCACGCGTGGCATCGGCGCCGCGACTGCGGAGCTGGCTCGTGAACACTCCATCAAGAAGAGAACAAGTGTCTTTGCCGCGCTGAAGGATCCGGAGTTCTTGGAGAACATCTCCCAACGCCTTCAGTTGGTGATCAATGGATTTGTGGAGACCATCGAGAGCTTCCGTGGGCAGGCGCACCAGCCGCTGCAACCCCTGCAGCCGTTGGCCGAAAAACTCGTCGCCGAGATCCGGTACATGGACTACCTGGAGAAGCAGGCGAAGACGCCGGAAGACTTCGAGACCTGGAAAAACGGGATCAAGATGATCATGCAGTCGCTCACCGGCTATGATGAGCGCGCCAAAGGCGAGGGCCTGCAGGGCTTCCTGGATGAGACCAGCCTCAACGATGATCGTGAGGAGAAGGAGGACATCACCAAGAAGACCGGCGTGTGCCTGATCACGCTTCATGCTTCCAAGGGACTGGAGTTCCCCTACGTGTGGCTGCCCGGCATGGAGGAGGGCATCCTCCCTCACAAGCGGTCCATCGATGAGAACCGCAAGGATGAGGAGCGTCGTCTTTTCTACGTGGGCATCACGCGAGCCATGCGCAAGCTGACCATCAGCCACACCCGCTACCGTGTGAAGTGGGGCCAGAAGCAGACCTGCATGGCTAGCAGTTTCCTTCAGGAACTGGATCGCCAATACGTGGAGGAGTTCGACCACGCCGCCTACATGAATGAGGATCTGGAGGCGGACGACGCCGCCGATTTCATGGCCGCGATGCGTCGGCAATTGATGAACGAGGCGTAG
- a CDS encoding NTP transferase domain-containing protein: MSTKPTLLILAAGMGSRYGGLKQLDPMGPNGETVLDYSVFDALRAGFGKVVFVIRRDFEEEFKTKVGSRFDKHIPVEYAFQSITDLPEGFTVPEGRVKPWGTTHAVLAAEEQVKEPFAMINADDFYGQDAFAKLAANLATLKPVDGRKHYSLVGFQLKNTLSDHGSVARGVCTSHEGKLTSVTEMTKIVKTDSGARNEEDPDNHIELTGHELVSMNFWGFTPDVFPQLREAFINFLKKEGTSQKSECYVPKEVDLFIKQGTADVEVLQTSSSWFGVTYPEDKEIVVASIKKLTDAGEYPAPLWG, translated from the coding sequence ATGTCCACGAAACCCACCCTTCTCATCCTCGCTGCCGGCATGGGCAGCCGTTACGGCGGTCTCAAGCAGCTCGACCCCATGGGACCCAACGGTGAAACCGTGCTGGATTACTCCGTCTTCGACGCCCTGCGCGCAGGCTTCGGCAAGGTGGTGTTCGTGATCCGCCGGGACTTCGAAGAAGAGTTCAAAACCAAGGTGGGCAGCCGCTTCGACAAGCACATCCCCGTGGAGTATGCCTTCCAGTCCATCACGGATCTGCCAGAAGGATTCACCGTGCCCGAGGGCCGCGTGAAACCCTGGGGCACCACGCACGCCGTGCTGGCGGCGGAAGAGCAGGTGAAGGAACCCTTCGCCATGATCAATGCGGATGACTTCTACGGTCAGGATGCCTTTGCAAAGCTCGCCGCGAACCTGGCCACGCTGAAGCCGGTGGATGGCCGCAAGCATTACTCCCTTGTCGGCTTCCAGCTCAAGAACACCCTCTCCGACCACGGCAGCGTGGCTCGTGGCGTGTGCACCAGCCACGAAGGCAAGCTCACCTCCGTGACGGAGATGACCAAAATCGTGAAGACGGACTCCGGCGCGCGCAACGAAGAGGATCCCGACAATCATATCGAACTCACCGGTCACGAACTCGTGAGCATGAACTTCTGGGGCTTCACCCCCGATGTGTTCCCGCAGCTCCGCGAAGCCTTCATCAATTTCCTCAAGAAGGAAGGCACCAGCCAGAAGTCCGAGTGCTACGTGCCCAAGGAAGTGGACCTCTTCATCAAGCAGGGCACTGCGGACGTGGAAGTACTGCAGACCTCCAGCTCTTGGTTCGGAGTGACCTATCCCGAGGACAAGGAGATCGTGGTCGCCAGCATCAAGAAGCTCACGGACGCCGGAGAATATCCTGCGCCGCTGTGGGGTTGA
- the tsaB gene encoding tRNA (adenosine(37)-N6)-threonylcarbamoyltransferase complex dimerization subunit type 1 TsaB: protein MPDCVLAIETSTPRGSVAVVRGDATVVYEHSFSSERSHNSQLFEPLREALEKCGDDLRVIVVGTGPASYTGVRIGIAAAQGVAMSRGVPLVGLPSVLAPEVDGAVSGERFVVCGDARRGKYFVAEVRNGALVDAVTTMDAEAFREKHAARGVDTPWYTYDAKPPLELEGVSCGMPSARGLAEIAAGMTDDGIAALARWALEPVYLAEAYVTQPKPRGTGA, encoded by the coding sequence ATGCCTGACTGTGTCCTTGCCATTGAAACTTCCACCCCGCGCGGCAGCGTGGCCGTGGTGAGGGGAGACGCGACGGTGGTGTACGAGCACAGCTTCTCGTCCGAGCGCTCGCACAATTCGCAGTTGTTTGAACCGTTGCGTGAAGCACTGGAGAAGTGCGGGGATGACCTGCGTGTCATTGTCGTGGGTACTGGGCCTGCCTCATATACCGGGGTGCGTATTGGCATTGCCGCAGCGCAGGGCGTGGCCATGTCGCGTGGCGTGCCGCTGGTGGGCCTGCCTTCCGTGCTGGCACCGGAGGTGGACGGTGCAGTGAGCGGGGAGAGATTTGTCGTGTGCGGCGATGCGCGTCGCGGGAAGTATTTCGTGGCGGAGGTGCGCAACGGCGCACTGGTGGATGCCGTGACCACGATGGATGCGGAGGCGTTTCGCGAGAAGCATGCTGCAAGAGGAGTGGATACACCGTGGTATACCTATGACGCGAAGCCGCCGCTTGAGCTGGAGGGGGTATCTTGTGGCATGCCCTCGGCGAGGGGGCTTGCGGAGATTGCTGCGGGGATGACGGATGATGGGATTGCTGCACTGGCAAGGTGGGCATTGGAGCCTGTGTATCTTGCGGAAGCGTATGTGACGCAGCCGAAGCCTCGTGGGACCGGGGCTTGA
- a CDS encoding thiamine-phosphate kinase gives MSTVSAIGENRLVQLLTEKLAQREDVVKGVGDDCAVVLPAPRGWLQLLKTDCVVEGVHFLREHAPEQVGWKAMARAVSDIASMAGEPQHALVTLVLPPDTEVIWVERLYEGLQRCANLFDVALVGGETSSGSQLVISVSLAGRVKTTRCARRDGAREGDAIMVTGRLGGSQAGHHLTFIPRLTEAEWLAENARIHAMMDISDGLAKDLPRMAAASGVEFVIEEHAIPAHVGCTREQAWSDGEDYELLIAVPLRAARRLESSWSRKFPETPLTSIGRFVPVGHGVKPSFPGQGWDHFEKA, from the coding sequence ATGTCCACTGTTTCTGCCATTGGAGAAAATCGCCTGGTGCAGTTGCTCACCGAGAAGCTGGCGCAGCGTGAGGATGTGGTGAAGGGCGTAGGAGATGACTGTGCCGTGGTGCTGCCTGCGCCGCGAGGCTGGTTGCAGCTCCTGAAGACAGACTGCGTCGTGGAGGGTGTGCATTTCCTCAGGGAGCATGCGCCTGAGCAGGTGGGCTGGAAGGCCATGGCCCGTGCGGTGAGTGACATCGCCTCCATGGCAGGCGAGCCCCAGCACGCCCTCGTCACTCTGGTGCTGCCTCCAGACACGGAAGTGATCTGGGTGGAGAGGCTCTATGAAGGCCTGCAGCGCTGCGCGAATCTCTTCGATGTTGCCCTGGTGGGAGGGGAAACTTCCTCAGGCAGCCAACTGGTGATCTCCGTGAGTCTTGCCGGCCGGGTGAAGACCACCCGCTGCGCCCGCCGCGACGGCGCGAGGGAGGGTGATGCGATCATGGTCACCGGCCGCCTGGGTGGTTCCCAGGCCGGACACCACCTCACCTTCATCCCGCGTCTGACCGAGGCGGAGTGGCTCGCAGAAAATGCCCGTATTCACGCGATGATGGATATCAGCGATGGCCTGGCCAAGGATCTCCCGCGCATGGCCGCAGCGAGCGGCGTGGAGTTTGTGATCGAGGAGCATGCCATCCCCGCACACGTGGGTTGCACCCGGGAGCAGGCATGGAGCGACGGTGAGGACTACGAGTTGCTGATTGCGGTACCGCTGCGTGCGGCCCGCCGCCTGGAAAGCTCGTGGAGCCGGAAGTTTCCTGAGACGCCGCTGACCTCCATCGGCAGGTTTGTTCCCGTGGGACATGGCGTGAAGCCATCTTTTCCGGGACAGGGATGGGATCACTTCGAGAAGGCATGA
- the purN gene encoding phosphoribosylglycinamide formyltransferase yields the protein MSQDSWITTVDAVRDFRDQLDAEGRKLVFTNGCFDLLHAGHVRYLRQARALGDGLVVALNSDSSVRTLKGESRPINSQEDRAEILMALQSVNGVVIFDEPRATKLIEAIRPHIYAKGGDYTVETLDAGEREALNKAGSTICLLPLVPGRSTTSTIERMKQGEEPAPPTMAKAAVAPAVAPLPAPPATATPSGAVPVALVAEPGKVVTQSIPLPLSEIRKTNTQGIPLPLGEPRKPATVTQGIPRVITTTVAPREEPLSIQSRATGAVPLSPRVTPLRIGVLGSGQGTNFEAIQRAIDDGRLNAEIAVVISDVEGSRLLAKARESGLSRVFVDPGPNPKMLPIEAQEEIYEQLRAHQVQVVVLTGFMRVIKDPLLSGYKDRIVNIHPSLLPKFKGKAAWVQALEEGEVETGCTVHLVNEEVDGGKILAQAKVPIHIGDTADDVFYRIQAEEHLLLPDVLNNWRERGLPVG from the coding sequence ATGTCCCAAGATTCCTGGATCACCACCGTGGATGCCGTCCGCGACTTTCGAGATCAGCTCGATGCAGAGGGACGGAAGCTGGTATTTACCAATGGGTGCTTTGACCTGCTGCATGCAGGGCACGTGCGCTATCTCCGTCAGGCGCGTGCGCTGGGAGATGGCCTCGTGGTGGCGCTGAATTCTGATTCCTCCGTGCGCACCCTGAAGGGCGAGTCCCGACCGATCAACAGCCAGGAAGACCGCGCAGAAATCCTCATGGCGCTGCAGAGTGTGAATGGCGTGGTGATCTTTGACGAACCTCGGGCCACGAAGCTCATCGAAGCCATCCGCCCGCACATCTATGCCAAGGGGGGCGACTACACCGTGGAAACACTGGATGCCGGAGAGCGCGAGGCCCTGAACAAGGCGGGGTCCACCATTTGCCTGCTGCCGCTGGTGCCAGGGAGGTCCACCACCAGCACGATTGAGCGCATGAAGCAGGGTGAAGAGCCTGCGCCTCCCACCATGGCCAAGGCGGCCGTTGCACCTGCCGTGGCACCGCTCCCTGCACCGCCGGCGACTGCGACTCCCTCCGGGGCGGTACCCGTCGCACTCGTCGCGGAGCCTGGCAAGGTCGTGACCCAGAGCATTCCGCTGCCTCTTTCGGAAATCAGAAAGACCAACACTCAGGGCATCCCTCTCCCTTTGGGTGAACCGAGGAAGCCGGCCACGGTCACCCAGGGCATTCCCAGGGTCATCACCACGACCGTCGCCCCGCGGGAGGAGCCTTTGTCCATTCAATCGCGTGCCACCGGCGCCGTGCCGCTCTCGCCGCGGGTGACGCCTCTGCGGATCGGTGTCCTGGGCAGTGGCCAGGGCACCAACTTCGAAGCCATCCAGCGCGCCATTGACGATGGCAGGCTGAACGCAGAGATCGCGGTGGTCATTTCAGACGTGGAAGGATCCCGCCTCCTTGCCAAGGCGCGTGAATCCGGACTCTCACGGGTGTTTGTGGATCCCGGTCCCAATCCGAAGATGCTGCCGATCGAAGCGCAGGAGGAAATCTATGAGCAACTCCGCGCCCATCAGGTGCAGGTGGTGGTGCTCACCGGCTTCATGCGCGTGATCAAGGATCCGCTCCTCTCGGGCTACAAGGATCGCATCGTGAACATCCATCCCTCGCTGCTTCCCAAGTTCAAGGGTAAGGCCGCCTGGGTGCAGGCACTGGAAGAAGGTGAAGTGGAGACCGGCTGCACCGTGCATCTGGTGAATGAAGAAGTGGACGGTGGAAAGATCCTGGCGCAGGCCAAGGTCCCCATCCACATCGGAGACACCGCGGACGACGTGTTCTACCGCATCCAGGCTGAGGAGCATCTGCTGCTGCCGGATGTGCTGAACAACTGGCGCGAGCGCGGGCTTCCGGTGGGGTGA
- a CDS encoding PfkB family carbohydrate kinase, producing MSLLISGSIGIDNIKTPTASEDGLLGGSASYASLAASLFVKPVHMVGIVGVDFPKAHLDLLTSKGIELGSVERSSGESFTWSGEYHADMNTRDTLKVGINVLENWLPKLSDEAAGVKFAMLGNMSPDNQLQTLSQCKSVEFVAADTMDLWINIANERLHEVMRKLDLLVINDGEAKQFTGANNLIEAGRRLQEKGPRYVVVKRGEHGSFLFGNGPEEFFACSAYPLSSVFDPTGAGDSFLGGMIGWLASQNKSQPTFEELKVAVAHGSVVASFTCEAFSTQRLERVGTADVKKRLEELKAYTAFAA from the coding sequence ATGTCCCTACTCATTTCCGGCTCCATTGGCATCGACAACATCAAGACTCCCACCGCCTCTGAAGACGGCCTGCTGGGTGGCTCCGCCTCGTACGCATCGCTGGCAGCGAGCCTGTTCGTGAAGCCGGTGCACATGGTGGGCATTGTCGGTGTGGACTTCCCGAAGGCGCATCTCGACCTTCTGACCAGCAAGGGGATTGAGCTCGGCAGCGTGGAGCGCAGCAGCGGCGAGAGCTTCACCTGGAGCGGCGAATACCACGCGGACATGAACACCCGCGACACCCTGAAGGTGGGCATCAACGTGCTGGAGAACTGGCTGCCCAAGCTTTCCGATGAAGCCGCCGGCGTGAAGTTCGCCATGCTCGGAAACATGAGCCCGGACAACCAGCTCCAGACCCTCAGCCAGTGCAAGTCCGTGGAATTCGTGGCGGCGGACACGATGGATCTCTGGATCAACATCGCCAACGAGCGCCTCCATGAGGTGATGAGGAAGCTCGACCTTCTCGTCATCAACGACGGCGAAGCCAAGCAGTTCACCGGCGCCAACAACCTCATCGAAGCCGGCCGCCGTCTGCAGGAGAAAGGGCCCAGGTACGTGGTCGTGAAGCGTGGTGAACACGGCAGCTTCCTCTTCGGCAATGGTCCGGAAGAATTTTTCGCCTGCTCCGCCTATCCGCTGAGCAGCGTGTTCGATCCCACCGGCGCGGGAGACAGCTTCCTCGGTGGCATGATCGGATGGCTCGCCTCCCAGAACAAGAGCCAGCCCACCTTTGAAGAGCTCAAGGTCGCGGTGGCCCACGGCAGCGTGGTGGCCAGCTTCACCTGTGAGGCCTTCAGCACTCAGCGCCTGGAGCGCGTGGGCACTGCTGATGTGAAAAAGAGACTCGAAGAATTGAAGGCCTATACTGCTTTCGCTGCGTAA
- the tsaE gene encoding tRNA (adenosine(37)-N6)-threonylcarbamoyltransferase complex ATPase subunit type 1 TsaE, giving the protein MTARLAQVEDTVAWGRALASELKAGDIVALVGNLGAGKTHATKGIVAGLGSDDEVSSPTFTLVHEYVGGRLPTFHFDFYRLDAAQEVLNIAWDDYLDGGGVVIVEWADRFPELIPDGARWFDFEILPDGARQVMER; this is encoded by the coding sequence ATGACCGCACGGCTCGCACAGGTGGAGGATACGGTGGCCTGGGGACGCGCGCTGGCATCGGAGTTGAAGGCCGGCGACATCGTTGCCCTTGTGGGAAATCTCGGCGCGGGCAAGACCCATGCCACCAAGGGAATCGTGGCCGGGCTCGGCAGCGATGACGAGGTCAGCAGTCCGACGTTCACCCTGGTCCACGAGTATGTGGGCGGGCGCCTGCCGACGTTTCACTTTGATTTCTACCGCCTCGACGCTGCGCAGGAGGTGCTGAATATTGCCTGGGACGACTATCTCGATGGTGGTGGCGTGGTGATTGTGGAGTGGGCCGACCGTTTCCCGGAACTGATTCCGGATGGCGCACGATGGTTTGATTTTGAAATCCTGCCTGACGGCGCGCGGCAGGTGATGGAAAGGTGA
- a CDS encoding ABC transporter ATP-binding protein, whose translation MKVILRVFGYVRRYPGMATAQLTCAVLGTLLVLVFPNLAQRIVDGQVPREHIGTAILIGLGAFFAQDFLNALRIQLNNTFEQLVIYDLRSEMYERLQRLPLRWFDNRPTGDIMTTVSEDIPAVERVLIDGIEQGIIAILQIVIVAVYMFNVNTTLAWATCAPVPFIALGALAYTLTSKDRARKVRKASSAMNSLLHDNVAGMRQIKAYAMEKEEHARFNLSSDALRRATLHIMRVWSVYRPTMNFMTNLGYILVVWVGANALYRGEISAGEILSFIILLRMFYEPIGQIHSLNQLFVGGRSAGERVFDILDAEEEKDTGTGRTLDKIEGHIVYDKVHFSYGSVPTVNEVSLEAKPGQTIALVGPTGAGKSTLINLLTRFYEYDSGRILLDGVPVSELNKSWLRANIGYVTQESFLFNGTVRENLLIGRRDATDDELWAALESANAKAFVEHLPDGLSTKVGERGIKLSVGEKQRVSIARALLRNPRILLLDEATASVDTETERQIQGALDALMKNRTSFVIAHRLSTVRHADRIYVLEKGAVVEYGTHDELMAHNGLYAGLCRTSFMA comes from the coding sequence ATGAAGGTCATCCTCCGTGTCTTTGGTTACGTCCGCCGGTATCCCGGCATGGCGACGGCACAGCTTACCTGTGCCGTCCTGGGCACGTTGCTGGTGCTGGTGTTTCCCAATCTTGCGCAACGCATCGTCGATGGCCAGGTGCCGCGTGAGCATATCGGGACGGCGATACTGATTGGCCTGGGCGCGTTCTTCGCCCAGGACTTTCTGAACGCCCTGCGCATCCAGCTCAACAACACCTTCGAGCAGCTCGTGATCTACGATCTGCGGAGTGAGATGTATGAGCGCCTGCAGCGGCTGCCGCTGCGCTGGTTCGACAACCGGCCCACCGGCGACATCATGACGACGGTGAGCGAGGATATCCCCGCGGTGGAGCGCGTACTCATCGACGGCATCGAGCAGGGGATCATCGCCATCCTGCAAATCGTCATCGTGGCGGTGTACATGTTCAACGTGAACACCACCCTCGCCTGGGCCACATGCGCGCCGGTGCCATTCATTGCCCTTGGAGCTCTTGCCTACACGCTGACTTCCAAGGATCGCGCGCGCAAGGTGCGCAAGGCCTCCAGTGCGATGAATTCCCTGCTTCATGACAACGTGGCCGGGATGCGCCAGATCAAGGCCTATGCCATGGAGAAGGAGGAGCACGCGCGCTTCAATCTCTCGAGTGATGCCCTGCGTCGTGCCACGCTGCATATCATGCGCGTGTGGTCCGTGTACCGGCCCACCATGAACTTCATGACGAACCTGGGCTACATCCTGGTGGTCTGGGTCGGGGCAAATGCGCTGTACCGCGGCGAGATTTCTGCCGGGGAGATCCTCTCGTTCATCATCCTGCTCCGGATGTTCTATGAGCCCATCGGGCAGATCCATTCGCTGAATCAGCTCTTTGTCGGCGGACGCAGTGCCGGGGAGCGTGTGTTCGACATTCTCGACGCGGAAGAGGAGAAGGACACCGGCACCGGTCGCACGCTCGACAAGATCGAAGGGCACATCGTCTACGACAAGGTCCACTTCAGCTATGGCAGTGTGCCCACGGTGAATGAGGTCTCGCTGGAGGCGAAGCCTGGGCAGACCATCGCCCTGGTGGGACCAACAGGTGCGGGGAAGAGCACCCTGATCAACCTGCTCACCCGGTTCTACGAATACGACTCCGGCCGCATCCTACTGGACGGCGTGCCAGTGAGTGAGCTGAACAAGTCCTGGCTGCGGGCAAACATCGGCTACGTGACACAGGAGAGTTTCCTGTTCAATGGAACGGTACGTGAAAACTTGCTGATTGGGCGTCGCGACGCCACCGATGACGAACTCTGGGCGGCACTGGAGAGCGCGAATGCGAAGGCGTTCGTGGAACACCTGCCGGATGGGCTCAGCACCAAGGTGGGGGAGAGGGGGATCAAGCTCAGCGTGGGGGAGAAACAGCGTGTATCAATTGCCCGGGCTTTGCTGCGCAATCCGCGCATCCTCCTGCTGGATGAGGCCACCGCCAGTGTGGACACGGAGACGGAGCGCCAGATTCAAGGGGCGCTGGATGCCCTGATGAAGAATCGCACCAGCTTCGTGATTGCCCACCGCCTGAGCACCGTACGGCATGCCGACCGCATTTACGTTCTGGAGAAGGGTGCCGTGGTGGAGTACGGCACGCACGACGAACTCATGGCCCACAATGGCCTCTACGCCGGGCTTTGCCGGACCAGCTTCATGGCGTAA
- a CDS encoding iron-sulfur cluster assembly accessory protein: MSEPTYKLGNEKLIKVLPGASNRLLGLLKKQGRAEHGALRIAVVGGGCSGLQYKMDLVDGPANRDIMVVSNEVRVVIDPKSALFVSGSELDYSDDLQSEGFKVKNPNAVVTCSCGESFAA, encoded by the coding sequence ATGAGTGAACCCACCTACAAGCTGGGCAATGAGAAGCTGATCAAAGTGCTTCCCGGTGCCTCGAATCGCCTGCTGGGCCTGCTGAAGAAGCAGGGCCGGGCAGAGCATGGCGCGTTGCGAATTGCCGTGGTGGGAGGCGGCTGCTCCGGACTTCAGTATAAGATGGACCTCGTGGATGGGCCGGCCAACCGGGACATCATGGTCGTGTCCAATGAGGTGCGGGTGGTCATCGACCCCAAGAGCGCGCTCTTCGTTTCAGGCAGTGAACTGGACTACAGCGACGACCTCCAGAGCGAGGGTTTCAAGGTGAAAAACCCGAATGCCGTGGTCACCTGCTCCTGCGGGGAAAGCTTCGCCGCCT